A section of the Carya illinoinensis cultivar Pawnee chromosome 12, C.illinoinensisPawnee_v1, whole genome shotgun sequence genome encodes:
- the LOC122289812 gene encoding uncharacterized protein LOC122289812, whose translation MAAKPLTTEAIALTEKKMDMALEDIIKMSKNTKTKPKKQQRVLNKSQKSSNTLAQDKFMKVKRLVDTRSSLRQGVLAQRRSNFQQNHFPLATDVARKAPAAPLRNRAFRSYKAANWNKSRDGVPPRRGANGGSYAKSQLLPQKGNAVPKHRSQTLDSLFANMKEQRMRILSRQNNAEQQHSSGGVRRPPWARGRVGN comes from the exons ATGGCGGCTAAACCTCTTACAACTGAGGCAATTGCTCTTACAGAGAAGAAAATGGACATGGCATTAGAAGACATTATCAAGATGTCCAAAAACACTAAAACTAAGCCTAAAAAGCAGCAGAGGGTTCTG AACAAGAGTCAGAAATCTTCAAATACACTTGCTCAAGATAAATTCATGAAGGTGAAACGTTTAGTGGACACAAGATCCTCACTTAGACAG GGTGTCTTAGCTCAGAGAAGATCAAATTTCCAGCAGAACCATTTTCCTTTGGCAACTGACGTTGCACGAAAGGCTCCAGCTGCTCCACTTCGTAATAGAGCTTTCAGAAGTTACAAAGCGGCTAATTGGAACAAATCAAG GGATGGTGTTCCTCCGAGGAGAGGTGCAAATGGAGGCTCTTATGCAAAG TCACAGCTGCTGCCGCAGAAGGGAAATGCAGTGCCCAAGCATAGGTCTCAAACTCTGGACTCACTGTTTGCAAATATGAAGGAGCAAAGGATGAGGATATTGTCACGGCAGAACAATGCTGAACAACAACACAGCAGTGGTGGCGTACGAAGACCACCATGGGCAAGAGGCAGAGTGGGCAACTAA
- the LOC122289975 gene encoding nucleoside diphosphate kinase III, chloroplastic/mitochondrial-like produces MDVSLGKIKVLLDHFNASTTSLDSHQNRTSSVSQPLSDNSLRYHNWTQRSVAFMLNLFPVQGSPWGSSTDSQKKVELSATEVESLRSELADLEERESHLKAQLEHVDEILRSAHLSGYLYIRTRWTALPGEPPPLDDNDVDDWLPRFVVLHGPCIFFYLFSTDLSPQDSTLLSDIVEVGPLPSFTREDEETRYAFFMLTRQGLRYECSSISKIQVESWLSVLQTDCKSSQIFRSASRASRSLLSAASRGSRHFSEGRAVAAAATVSLRETVPFLASNYWRAGSENTSRGWIQGALAIPAAAYMLQEQEAHAAELERTFIAIKPDGVQRGLISEIISRFERKGFKLVAIKIVIPSKDFAQKHYHDLKERPFFNGLCDFLSSGPVIAMVWEGEGVIKYGRKLIGATDPQKSEPGTIRGDLAVVVGRNIIHGSDGPETAKDEINLWFKSEELVSYTSNAEKWIYEDN; encoded by the exons ATGGATGTTAGCCTTGGGAAGATAAAGGTTCTTCTGGATCACTTTAATGCCTCAACAACCAGCTTGGATTCTCATCAAAACAGAACTTCATCTGTTTCACAACCACTATCTGATAATTCTTTAag GTATCACAACTGGACTCAAAGGAGTGTTGCATTCATGTTGAACTTGTTTCCTGTACAAGGGTCACCATGGGGCTCTAGCACTGATAGTCAGAAAAAG GTTGAGCTATCTGCTACAGAAGTAGAATCACTTAGATCAGAACTCGCTGATTTAGAGGAGAGGGAAAGTCATTTGAAAGCTCA GTTGGAACATGTTGATGAAATTTTGCGGTCTGCTCACCTGTCTGGTTATTTGTACATTCGAACT AGGTGGACAGCTCTACCAGGAGAACCTCCCCCTTTAGATGATAATGACGTTGATGATTGGCTTCCTCGCTTTGTTGTCCTTCATGGACCATGTAtattcttctatttattttctacaG ATCTAAGCCCTCAAGATTCCACCCTTCTATCCGACATTGTTGAAGTAGGTCCCCTTCCTAGCTTTACACGAGAAGATGAGGAGACACGTTATGCCTTTTTTATGCTCACTCGTCAAGGACTGAGATACGAGTGCTCAAGTATTTCCAAGATTCAG GTGGAATCTTGGTTGTCAGTACTACAAACTGACTGTAAAT CCTCTCAGATCTTCCGTTCGGCTTCCAGAGCCTCCAGGTCACTCCTCTCTGCTGCCTCCAGAGGCTCTCGTCACTTCTCTG AAGGGCGAGCCGTAGCTGCCGCTGCTACAGTGTCATTGAGAGAAACGGTACCGTTTCTAGCTTCAAATTACTGGAGGGCCGGTTCTGAGAATACATCCAGAGGATGGATTCAAGGAGCCCTTGCTATTCCTGCGGCAG ctTACATGCTCCAGGAGCAGGAGGCACATGCTGCTGAG CTGGAGCGCACTTTCATTGCTATCAAGCCTGATGGAGTTCAAAGAGGGCTG ATTTCAGAAATCATATCCCGTTTTGAGAGGAAAGGGTTTAAGCTCGTGGCCATTAAAATAGTAATTCCTTCAAAGGATTTTGCACAGAAGCATTATCACGATCTGAAGGAAAGACCTTTCTTCAATGGCCTATGCGACTTCCTTAGCTCTGGCCCTGTTATTGCAATG GTGTGGGAAGGAGAGGGAGTGATAAAGTATGGTCGAAAGCTGATTGGAGCTACAGATCCACAGAAATCTGAACCTGGAACCATCAGAGGTGATCTAGCTGTGGTTGTTGGGAG AAACATCATCCATGGGAGTGATGGTCCAGAGACTGCCAAGGATGAAATCAATTTGTGGTTCAAATCAGAGGAGTTGGTTAGTTACACCAGCAATGCAGAGAAGTGGATCTATGAAGACAACTGA
- the LOC122290494 gene encoding NAD(P)H-quinone oxidoreductase subunit S, chloroplastic, whose translation MAPSIIPLSIPCSPLKSHFLGGNRFSHHHLHKPYFTIHKQPSTQHLTTCAKFDLFQIMGGRGLCNGEQGLQQELKRNIEEQASAAAPAAKHEKSGNIDAISIMDHSVPENAFEKELMGLTGGFPGGEKGLKTFIERNPLSMPGMISTVQKGPPLKNPKSDVLEPVFEKKDSQ comes from the coding sequence ATGGCTCCTTCCATCATTCCCTTGAGCATTCCATGCTCTCCTCTTAAATCCCATTTTCTTGGGGGAAACCGCTTctcccatcatcatcttcaCAAACCCTATTTCACAATTCATAAACAGCCATCAACCCAACACCTAACAACATGCGCCAAATTTGATCTATTCCAAATCATGGGGGGCAGAGGACTCTGCAATGGAGAACAAGGTCTTCAACAGGAGCTAAAGAGAAACATTGAAGAACAAGCATCCGCGGCCGCTCCTGCTGCAAAGCATGAGAAATCAGGTAATATTGATGCGATATCAATAATGGATCATAGTGTTCCAGAAAACGCTTTTGAAAAGGAACTGATGGGGCTAACTGGGGGATTTCCTGGTGGTGAAAAGGGCCTGAAAACATTCATAGAAAGAAACCCCCTCTCGATGCCCGGTATGATTTCCACTGTGCAAAAGGGCCCTCCACTGAAGAACCCTAAATCTGATGTCCTCGAACCTGTCTTTGAGAAAAAGGATTCACAATga